The nucleotide window TTAGAAGTTGGCCCACCTTACAACCTCATAACGCGTCTTGGGTCTCGTATTGCAGCGGACTACTAACTAAGAGCTcacttctctctcctcttctctcttcTTCAACTAAGCAAAGATATAATATTCTAGTCCTTATAGCCTGCTAATGTCATcttattgtacttgctctaagcTGCGTTCCCTAGTTTTCGGTTTCTAAGCTAGTTTATCTATAATTagtttagaatctcaaatgaagGAAGTGACCTATAGGAGAAACAGCGAAGTGGGTGGCACATGCGTGAAGCCTCCAAAAAACACAGGCCCTACATCGAGAATTACAACCGCACTTTCCGCATATCTCTGTTAACAAAGCCAGTCGCACGTTCTGTGTGCTCATCTCAACGCACGCAACATGGGGTCGACGGCCAACTGTGCACTATGTGGATCGATGGGATCTTGGAGGCACTTGCTCTTATTGTACTATATGTCACACTATGCATCGGAGATAGCAGATCCAGACTTGGTTAAAGCAATGAACAGAACTACATAGCCATATGAAAAGCGGATATATTCCCCCCGTCTGAAAATACTTGTCTTAAAAATGattgtatctagacttatttagTTATATAAATACATCTATTTTATTCATTTCTCGGATAAGTATTTCCGAATGGAGGAAGTATTTTCTTACCGCTAGATTCTGTACCGCATGCTGATTTCGTGACCATTTTGGTTACACTTTGGACCATATGGGATTGAGCAGTGCTAGAGAGACGACGGCTATGTGCACAATTTCTGCACGATAGATAAAAGCATCTTTTTTTTTGTGGGGAGATAAAAGCATCCATTAGATCGCATTATGCTAGAAATCAACACGAATCGTCCAAAAATCGTCTCTAAACTGTCGTGTGCATCTTAGTTCTATATGGGATTCAAGGCGCACGGCGATACATGATCATGATCACGATCCAAAGTATTTCAATCGTCTTTGTAGCAAATCTTGGTAATCCATGTAAATTATCACTCAATACGTGACTTAAGCTTTCAAATGGAGAGGAGTTGGTTACGTCTTAATAAACGCTTCAGACTCGCCAAACCATTTATTTTTACCAGCTTAATTTGCTTGTTTCAAGCCAGAAGCACCTCCTTGATGAGCCTATCAACATTGCGCATGGATCTTCCGTCACGCCGTGCGGAGGCCACGGCGCTCTGGCGAAGCTCTAGCACGCGTCGTCGCATCTCTCGCCCCTGCTCCCCCTCCATGGCCTCCCGTATCATGGCCTCCACCTCGGTCCTCCTCACGTCGTCCCCAATCTCCATCCCGATGCCCCACTCCGTACACTTGAAACGGCAGTTGGTCTGCTGCTCCGCGAAGAAGGGCCAGCACACCATCGGCACGCCGCCGCAGATGCCTTCTAGCGATGAGTTCCACCCAGAGTGTGTGAGGAACACCCCTACGGCCTCGTGTTCCAGCACCTCCTGCTGCGGGCACCACGTCGACAGCATGCTCCGCCCCTCGGTTGCCGCATAGAACTCCGGCGGAAGTGCGGCCTTGACGTCGCCCTTGACGAGGTCAGGCCGCACGTTCCATAGGAAGGCGTAGCCAGTGTTGGCCAGCCCCCACGCGAACTCCAGCATATGCTCCTTGGACATCACCGTGGTGCTCCCGAAATTGACGTGCACCACGGAGCGCGGCGGCCGGCCGTCGAGCCACCGGACGGGAGCGTCCTGCTCCTTCCACAGGTTGGACCCAATGCTGGAGATAGGGCTCTCCTCCGGCACATTGTTGCGAGCCGTCAAATGGAGTGGCCCCGCCGTGTAGATGGGCGGCAGGAGCTTGGACATGGCATCAAGCAAGGGCGCGTCGAGCTCGTCCCAGGTGTTGATGACCACCGCTGACGCCTGCGACATGGCGGGTACCTCGTGGATGAAGAAGTTGAACATGATGTCATCAGGGTCCGTGGTGCGCAAATAGCTCGGGAGGTCACGCAGCCGCAGGTCCTTGGGCATCGCCGGTATCCAGTCGATGATCATGTCCAAGTATCCATTGCTCAACTGAGCCTCTTCTGCACCAACAACAAATTAATTATACCAGTATGTAATGTTGCCATCAATTGAATTGTTCTATAATAGATAATACTATGTCTGCAACTAATTTAAATTCTTCAGATGCAACAGCTTTAGGAGTGCACAACGACATGCTAGACTTGGTACATACTCCACTTCAACAAAAGCAAGAACAGACCTCGGTAGTTGAGGAGAGCTTTTGTTTTTGTCGTGCATGTCGAGAGAGACATCCATACATACCTTTGAGAGGGACGAGTCCACGGTCGAGTAGATCCTTGTAGTGGTAGTAGCCCATGAAACCACATGCGCTGGCGGTCCAGAGCACGGCGCAGCGGAGGCCGAGCTCACGCGCGACGCTAATGGCGAAGCTCGTGATGCTATCGGCCACCACGCAGGTAACAGGCGGCACGGCGCCGCCGGAGGCCTCGGCCTCTTCGTTGAGCTTGACGACGAGCTCCTTGAACCTGGGACGGCAGGTGGTCATGGTGGAGTAGATCAGCGCGGGGGTGTCCCGCGAGGCCTCGAGGTCGGACGGCGGAAGGCCGTCGGCGATGGTGGCGAAGCGGAACCCCGGCAGGCTGCAGAGCCTGTCCACGGCGGCCTGCGACTGCTGCGCGCCCAGCAGGCGGAGGTGGTTGAACTCGTTGTTGACGAAGGTGACGTGGAAGCCCCTGGTGTGGAGCAGCTTGGCCAGCTTCAGCATCGGCGTGACGTGGCCCTGCGCCGGGTACGGCATCATCACGGCGTGCGGCCTCTCGCCCGCCGGCGGCAGGGACCCCATCCTAGCTACCGAGCTTGCTTCGCCTTGCTGTTGCGCGCTTCAGTTGGCTCTCTCACCCACAAGGCCACAAGATGCAGCTCTGTGCTCCATGAGCTCCTGGCGTGATGGTATATAACATGGCGTAAACCTATCCTCGTGCTCACAGGTTGTTGGATCAGTCAGCAGCCGCATGGCTTCTTTCGTTGGCTTCATGATGAATTATTGTTGTTGTGGGAGGAGGACACGGGACCGTGCATCTGATCATGTTGTGGGAGGAGGACACGGGACCATGCATCTGATCCGCACGTCCTTTCGTTTGCCTACCGGCCGCCTGGAATAGTTTGGCGCATTTGGTAActtagagcatcttcaacagGTGCCAAAAATGTCGTGCTAAAAATCACCATTTTTATACACCGAAGATAAGAAACAGCGCTCAAGCAGATGCTGTAAAATAGAGCACGCATAAAAAacgttagagcatctccaacagccgcgtAACGCGCCGCGCGCTAAAAGTCGTGATACAGTGCCGGATTAGCCAGCTTTTGCACGCAGCGGTGCGCTGGCTCCAGCGGCCGCCGCAAATTAAAGCGCGCCCACGCCGCTCCAGAAGGCGCGCTATATTTCAGTTTTTTCTACTACATATTTGGTTTCGTAGATAGTTCTCCTACTACATATTTGGTTTCGTTGATAGTTCTCCTACTACTACTCGTCCGACTCGGACTCTGTCTCAgtgatgtcctcctccgacgtTGGAGCGTAGGCGTCAAGGAACCGCTCGTCGTCGGAGTTCCAGGAGGACGCATCTCCTAGCGCTTGGTTGTATTTAGCGACAGCCTTCCGCGTTCGCTTGTCCTCGCGATAGTAGGCTCGCTCCTCTCTCCTCTTCGCCCTCCTCTGGGCGAAGAACTGTTCCTCGTTGGTGTCTTCCGGAAAGCGATGACTCCACATCGCCTTGGCTTGCTCGTCCATCTCGGCCAGCCTGAGACGATGCTCCCGCCTCCGATGCTTGCGATGATCCTCGTCAGTGAGAAGCCGCGGGAAAGGCGCCAACTTCTGTGCGCACTCCCGCGTCGTCACGTCGGCGAAGTTCATGTCCTAGCGGGACCGCAGGAGGCGCCACGCCGCAGCGTCGTACGCGCGGGCGCCCTCCTGGGCGGTGTTGAAAGTTCCGAGACGGAGCCGCATGCCGTCGCCCGACCGAATCTCGGCGGAGTAGGTGCCGGACGGACGCACGCGGACGCCGCGGTAGCCCGTACCTCCCCGGCGCCGAGGCGGCATCGTGGCGCGGTGGTGGCGTGTCGGCGACAAAGCGCGGCAGGGGGCGATGGAGAGACGGAGAGAGCGGCAAAGGGCGATGGAGAGAGCGGCGGAGGCGCTGTAATTTATAGGCGCGCCGGACGCGGCGCGCCAAATGTAGCGCGCGAGCGGCCGCCTTTTCCCCCGCGCGCAATCGTTTCCCCCGCGCGCTAGTTTCGCGCCATCGCTGGAGCACGCGTAAACGTCCCGCGCGCGCTATAAAGCCAATTTACCGCGCGCGCGTCTTTTggcgcggctgttggagatgctcttagtgcACGTGCTAAAGCGATTTCCTGGGCTGCAAATTTAGGGCGCCGAATTGTGCGCGTTGACTGCTGCAGATGGGGCCATCGGATTGGACGTTGTGTTTTTGTGCATCTGAAAAACCTCTTCGTCGCTCCCGCGCGCAAGACGACTATTTTGACTTTGTAAAAGAATCATATCTCGCCGAGGCGAAGCATGCCTGTTGAAGATGCTATTCCCTCCAttcgaaaatacttgtcatcaaaatggataaaaaagaATGTATCTAGAATTAATATACATTTAGATACATTctcttttattcattttgatgacaagtattttcgaacggagggagtattagaCAACTGGCCTTTTTctaataaaaaataaaaatctCATCTCTGACAAAGTTACATCCTATTTGTCTTGCTCTCGCACCTACAGTAAGGAAGCGCTCCTTCGCGAGCCATCGTTGCAACGAGCGATCTCATTTCGGAAGCCAAGGACAGATGGGCCCACCCACGTTTACCCATCAGCCCACATGTGCGCCTACAGCGTTGGACCCTCCATACTCTCTCTCCGTGAAAGTTAACCTCACCCGCCTTGATTTCAATGAGTGGGGCCCAGGTGGGGCCCGGATTTACCTCAAACGGTATCCCCAAACTTGCTCAAAAGGGCAAGTGTGCCTTGTCTGAAATCGCAAGTTGCCCCGCGCGCGCGAGATAGCCTCTCCCCCTACAGTATTATGAGAACTCTATATATGTCGGGAAGTTTTGCATTTTCATTGGACCACAATAACCGGCGTACGTCCGTTCCCTCGGGAGGGAGACTCCTGTCCGCGTGCGTTAAAAGGGAGACCAACTAATCAGCGAGTACTTCTTCAGAAGCCTCCGCAAAGGTCATTTTGGGTGGACTTGATGCACTCTCAGCCCTCGGCACATGACGTGTTCTAGGCTCTCCTTccagattttttttcttttctttttgtaCGCCTTTCTGTTTTTAgattatttttttctttttttggcttCCGCTGTGACTCtcggaaaaagaaaaaaaatgcatttttttctttcgtgagagGCATAGATTTATTTCTCGTGTAGGCACGGATTTGCTTCCGCAAGAGGCACAGTCGTACCTCTTAGAAAAGAGAAAAAATTGTATTTTCTTTTTTTCCATAAGACGCATATATTTACTTATCGCGGAGGCACGGATTTGCTTCGGTGAGAAGCATAGTCGTGCCTCTTGAAAAAGGGAAAaatattttttttcctttcacgaGAGGCACAGATTTACTTCTCGTTGACGCATggatttgcttccgcgagaggcacagtTGTGCCTCTTCAGAAAAAAACCTGCTCCATGTTCGGTTTTTTTTATtcattttttcgtgaaaaaagttcatagaaaCCTATCAATATGTGATATAGTGTTGAAGATCTTGACATCATGAATACAATGGTGAAAACGGTTCCAGATTTGGATGTGAGGTTTACGAAAATACCCAAGTTGCGATAAGTGGCACACTGATTGCGACAAGTAGCGTGCATGCAgtgcgccacttgtcgcgacCTGAGGAGGTGGAAACGACCTTTGCAAAGAGTGCTTTTTAATTAGTGATTTCAGATAAACGGAGGGAGCTTCGAACAGCCACGCGCCTACTGGGCCGGTCCATTATGCCTCTGTGGCCCATACGGCATCATCTAGTTTACTATATCGGGCCGATTTTTTGGTtggtttttattttatttaaaaacaCACATTGAATTTTTTTAATATCCGTTGAACATTTTCTTAATACACAATGCCTTTTCATTATATTAGTATGTTTAATATACAGTGAattttttcagaaaatatgaataTATATACGTTGAGCAATTTTTTAATATGCATTAAAGAATTTAATATATGTTCAAATTTTTTTGAGTACACATCGAACATTTTCATAATATTTAAACCAGAACAATTTGAAATATACGACGGACATTTTTATAAtggatggtgaactatttgtagTATAACGTGAACATTTTCTTATTATACTACAAAAAAATTGGTAACACACAATTTACTTTATATAATgcacaaaaaagaaaagaaaaaaggacaagtaaaaaataaaaataaaataaaataaatagaaacagaaacagaaactaaaaaaaagaaacaacaaaGTGACCATGGGCTGGCCCAAACTTGGGCGTCGGGAGACCGCTCTTAAGCGAAGCCAGAAATAGGAATCGCCCCATGCAGGACGCACTAGTGAACTATCTTCCCTATGGGGGGACCGCTCTTTTGCCCATTTACTGTGCCTCCCAGTACGATCAACATTTTGCAAACAAATTGAAAATTTTGCCATCTTCAGAACAATAGCTAATTTGAATTATCACTAGATCAAGGTTATGGATACCTAAATAAAGTGTCGTAATTTGACTCAAAATAATCTCCATCGCCAAAAAAAAATACTCTACAAAAAGTTTTCAAAAAATTGTGACTGGCATATTGGATTAGAAAAAATAATTTATGAATTTTGCAGTAAAATGTTTCATGACATATGCATGCCATGTTTGTGACTACATTTTCTCTCTAGTTTCTCCATGAACCAATACCAAATGCCACATGATTAACATTTTCCATAAAATATGTATAAACATTGAACCATTTTTTAATACCCATTGAATATTTTGTAATATATGTTGAACAATTTTTCCATACACATTGAACATTTGCGTAATATAACCTGAACAAATTTCAAAACACATAGTGAAAATTTGTATATTCATCGAAGAAATTCAAATATACGATGAACAATTTTATAATGCATGGTGAACTTTTTGTAGTATACCATGGACATTTCATTTACATACGATGACTACATTTTGTAACACGCAATGAACTTCATATAATAgacaaaaaaatatgaaaaaaggaaaaagagaaaTAAGAGAAAATAAATAGAAAGAGAAACAGAGAAAAAGAAACATAAAAACAAAACAGCGATGCGACCATAGCCGGCCTAAACTGCCACTCATGAGCGTCAAATAGGAATCGCCCCATTGTGGAGGCACCAGTGAACTATTTTTCCCCACGGGTCGAGCAAATTGCTTCGTTCGCTAGAAGAACCACCCCGAACTAGGCCAAGACAGCCCATTTACTATCCCTCCCAGCATGATCAAGATTGCAAAAAATTCCAAAAGTTTCCCATCTTAAAAACAATAGCTAATTTGAGTTATCACCATATTAAGGTTTCATATACTTAAGGTTTTGTAATTTACTCTAAATAATTGCCATCACCAAAAAACCAAATTTACTCTACAAAAAGTTTTCAAAAAATTGCGAGTGACATGTTTGATTAAAAAAAGACTCGATGAATTTTGCAGTGAAATGTTTCATGCCATATGCCATTATGCATGAATTGCCATGTTTGTGACTACATTTTTCCTCTATTTTTTCATGAAGCAATACAACATACCATGTGACAATACAAAAAATTATAACAGTTTGACATGTTACAATTACATATTACACAAAAATAAGTTTTCCCAAAATTTTGAAAAAACAAAATTCATAAATTTCCCATGTGATTGCTAATTTATAAATAATTTACACCACTTTGCGGGAGCAAAACAAATATGAATTTGCCATGTGAGCAGAAAATATTTCTTATAAAAATACCATATTTTTTGACACAAAAGGTATAATTTTGAGATGTAAAATGAtgtaaaatgatgtacatttgcCATGTAGTGAAAGCACATTTCCCATGGTGTGTAAAATAAATTTCCCACGCCACCAACAATAAAACTACCATGATCTAATGAAAACAATCATGGTCTAATTAAAAAAATTCCATGGTCTAAGTAAAAATAGAAAAATAGTTAATTCAATAAGAGATAAAAGGGGGGCCATGACTTGATTTCTCTTTGTCATTGCTCCACATTGGATTTTCCTAAGGTGTGCGCCGCCGACATCCATGCATCCCCTCACTCCTCAACATTATGTCTCCATGAAGAAACATAAAAAAAGAAGCCACAAAAGAAATAGAAACTGGAACTGAAAAAAAGAAACATAAAAAAGAAGAAACAACAAAGTGAGCGTGGGCTGGCCCAAACTGGGGCATCAGGAGGCCGTGCTTCAGCGAAGCCACAAATAGGGATCACCCCTATTAGGAGGTACTAGTGAACTATCTTCCCCACTGGGGAATCGCTCCTTTGCCCATTTAGTATGCCTCCCAGTATGATAAACATTTTGCAAACAAATTAAAAAAATGCCATCTTAAAAACAACAGCAAATTTGAATTATCACTAGATCAACGTTTCGGATACCTAAATAAGGTGACGTAATTTTACTCTAAATTATCGCCATCGCCAAAAAAACTCTCTACAAAAGGTTTTCAAAAAATTGTGACTGGCATATTGGATTACAAAAAAGAACTTATGAATTTTGCAGTAAAATGTTTCATGAGATATGCATGCCATGTTTGTGACTACATTTTCTCTCTACTTTCTCCATGAACCAATACCAAATGCCATGTGCTTAATATTTTCTATAAAATAGGAATATATACATTGAACAAATTTTCTAATACCCATTGAACATTTTGTAATATACGTTGAACAATTGTTTCATATACATTAAACATTTAAATAATATACACTGAAAAAATTTCAAAACACACTGTGAAAATTTGTATATTCATTGAAAAAATTCAAATACATGATGCGCAATTTTATAATGCATGGTGAACTTTTTGTAGTATACTGTGAACATTTCAtttgtcgggggactaatccacgagcacctatgggaccggcggaccgagtccctttcggttcggcgggggcgagggtcgcacgaagagcggatcgaggcgaagcacacgagcagtttaaccaggttcgggccgcacggatgcgtaaaaccctactcctgctttgtggtttgtattgggttcttgctcgggagcgcggagtgctacagtacacccaagcagctaacgagaccgagcgtgagtgttctcttcctcccccctcccctctacgttgcgcatgggcctccttttatatgcttcaaggggtcaccgacaggtggcaacgtagacaagggtaaaaatggaaaggtgttgcggttggtacagctacctgctacagtgtatcatacctaaccctgacggcaggggaccagggcattaaatgcccgtctgcgtcgcctaaatagtgcaaaagggaccgtcagggacaccaccgctcgccacgatggcaatcttgtcagcgctgcttgccaccgcgcactgctggctgcacagcctcccgccacgtacgcctggaagggtcccagagcgacacgttggtggatgtgctggagcgcgggcacagagtggtggcttgccgcggcaagcgccttgccgcggtcgttgtcttgtcgcgtccgggagcttgtcgctcaccgggccttgccgggacgcgtggcgcgtcgcggcaagttccttgagatgccttggttggccttcccggcaagctcctcttgccggggtcttgtctccttggcttggatactttgtccttgaatggctccaaaggaaccacggaggaccttggcggtcacccggcaagccttgccgcgggatgctgcgactgcccgtgcacaagttcgggatactagggtacccctactctagtacaccgacaggagcccccgggcctgggccatacacggtgccgagcactgttgggccaggcccaaaacagggcacgggcacgcgcggcctgggttacgccgtatctctccccgtatccaccgtgccctccccgaacggcacgcgttgaatgcggcgtcgtgggagagatcgtgggtggtttctttattcggaaaggcggaacgtcccccctccctctttataagcatgggaaacaggggtagttcgcccattcgccggttgctaccctcaacatcccgaagtgttcaggttgccgaagggtgtcgttccgctgtgcaacaactccgcgctcgaccgcatccgcgcaatgatgccgctgtgcgattcgcatggaattgtcccaacttggcaagagcctgcagacgacgtcgtgcaggagttctttgacggcttggtagaagtgccggtccGCTTCGACGAAAAGAATAGCCTGACctgcgacaccaccgatgcggagatgacacgtatcgccactaggctggaagaggcggcggcagccgcagccgcgggcgaatttggattcaccgtggaggaggcagaggcagcagaggcggcaagccgtgccgagcgagaggagctcgtcggcgagaaagagcttgccgggcatgacgtcgagtcgagcgagcccgccgagGATACGAGTGGCTCGCTGgagatgaactcctcttcctcctcatcttcaggcagctcgccgcaagcagagcctccatccccaccaagaaggcgtctccgcaaggccggggacgtagcggggcggcgggcgagtcaacagtcgccgcgccgcgcgacacgctccaccgcggcaagcactgttgccgcgggagcacctcacactgctgcggcaactggagcggggtccacccggaccaccgcttctgctcctgccgcttctcacgccgcggcggcagccggagcggggtcgtctcagaccaccgccactgttcccgctaagcggccaagggaaactactcctccgcctcctcgcgccggacgtgagtcggacttcgacttctccgcgttcagctccgacgaggaagaagaagagtaagattctcttgttgtacttgtagttcttcaattcttgctgttttgtcttgtatctcatttgctttactctgaacttattcctttttaggactctggcccagagagcagcgaagagagccaaggtcccggtgattgtcatcgaggatgaacccaccgcgacagcagggggtgcgtccgagacaaccttgccggacccggcaactattctccagagcagcccccagcgtaagtatatggttcgctTTTCGTTGTTaggc belongs to Triticum urartu cultivar G1812 chromosome 7, Tu2.1, whole genome shotgun sequence and includes:
- the LOC125524429 gene encoding 7-deoxyloganetin glucosyltransferase-like isoform X2; protein product: MGSLPPAGERPHAVMMPYPAQGHVTPMLKLAKLLHTRGFHVTFVNNEFNHLRLLGAQQSQAAVDRLCSLPGFRFATIADGLPPSDLEASRDTPALIYSTMTTCRPRFKELVVKLNEEAEASGGAVPPVTCVVADSITSFAISVARELGLRCAVLWTASACGFMGYYHYKDLLDRGLVPLKEAQLSNGYLDMIIDWIPAMPKDLRLRDLPSYLRTTDPDDIMFNFFIHEVPAMSQASAVVINTWDELDAPLLDAMSKLLPPIYTAGPLHLTARNNVPEESPISSIGSNLWKEQDAPVRWLDGRPPRSVVHVNFGSTTVMSKEHMLEFAWGLANTGYAFLWNVRPDLVKGDVKAALPPEFYAATEGRSMLSTWCPQQEVLEHEAVGVFLTHSGWNSSLEGICGGVPMVCWPFFAEQQTNCRFKCTEWGIGMEIGDDVRRTEVEAMIREAMEGEQGREMRRRVLELRQSAVASARRDGRSMRNVDRLIKEVLLA
- the LOC125524429 gene encoding 7-deoxyloganetin glucosyltransferase-like isoform X1 translates to MGSLPPAGERPHAVMMPYPAQGHVTPMLKLAKLLHTRGFHVTFVNNEFNHLRLLGAQQSQAAVDRLCSLPGFRFATIADGLPPSDLEASRDTPALIYSTMTTCRPRFKELVVKLNEEAEASGGAVPPVTCVVADSITSFAISVARELGLRCAVLWTASACGFMGYYHYKDLLDRGLVPLKEEAQLSNGYLDMIIDWIPAMPKDLRLRDLPSYLRTTDPDDIMFNFFIHEVPAMSQASAVVINTWDELDAPLLDAMSKLLPPIYTAGPLHLTARNNVPEESPISSIGSNLWKEQDAPVRWLDGRPPRSVVHVNFGSTTVMSKEHMLEFAWGLANTGYAFLWNVRPDLVKGDVKAALPPEFYAATEGRSMLSTWCPQQEVLEHEAVGVFLTHSGWNSSLEGICGGVPMVCWPFFAEQQTNCRFKCTEWGIGMEIGDDVRRTEVEAMIREAMEGEQGREMRRRVLELRQSAVASARRDGRSMRNVDRLIKEVLLA